The following are from one region of the Streptomyces rubrogriseus genome:
- a CDS encoding helix-turn-helix domain-containing protein, translating into MPIVVDIDVMLARRKMSVGELAERVGITPANLAVLKNGRAKAVRFSTLAALCEVLDCQPGDLLRWEAESLANEATAAGRHL; encoded by the coding sequence ATGCCGATCGTCGTCGACATCGACGTGATGCTGGCCAGGCGCAAGATGTCCGTGGGCGAACTCGCGGAACGTGTCGGCATCACCCCCGCCAACCTGGCGGTCCTCAAGAACGGACGCGCCAAGGCGGTCCGGTTTTCCACCCTGGCCGCGCTCTGCGAGGTCCTGGACTGCCAGCCCGGAGACCTGCTGCGCTGGGAGGCCGAAAGCCTGGCGAACGAGGCCACGGCCGCGGGGCGGCACCTGTGA
- a CDS encoding DUF2975 domain-containing protein, whose amino-acid sequence MRKITVLALRTVLVALLAGSLFVQTVMVALLADDMEGGVLADRRVPILLIVVLGIGTAQTVLVCVWRLVNMVRRGNVFSDGAFRYVHVVIGAFTAAALLVFTLGVVLAPGEAVAPGVVLLLGGVSLAVFAVALIVLVLRMLLAQAVVREVEATRMQAELARVI is encoded by the coding sequence ATGAGAAAGATCACCGTGTTGGCGTTGCGTACCGTGCTCGTGGCACTGCTCGCCGGTTCGCTGTTCGTGCAGACCGTGATGGTGGCGCTGCTGGCCGACGACATGGAGGGCGGTGTGCTCGCGGACCGGCGCGTTCCGATCCTGCTGATCGTGGTCCTGGGCATCGGCACGGCCCAGACCGTCCTGGTCTGCGTATGGCGGCTGGTGAACATGGTGCGACGCGGGAACGTGTTCTCAGACGGCGCCTTCCGGTACGTGCATGTCGTGATCGGCGCCTTCACCGCTGCGGCGCTCCTGGTCTTCACACTGGGCGTCGTTCTGGCGCCGGGCGAGGCGGTGGCCCCGGGCGTCGTCCTGCTGCTCGGCGGTGTCTCCTTGGCGGTCTTCGCGGTCGCCCTCATCGTGCTCGTGCTGCGGATGCTGCTGGCCCAGGCGGTCGTCCGCGAGGTCGAGGCGACCCGGATGCAGGCCGAGCTGGCCAGGGTGATCTGA
- a CDS encoding MerR family transcriptional regulator → MTADDSYGRLDDDDYPAYTMGRAAEMLGTTPAFLRAIGEARLITPLRSEGGHRRYSRYQLRIAARARELVDQGTPVEAACRIIILEDQLQEARRINEELQRRPGGLVDKSDG, encoded by the coding sequence ATGACAGCAGACGATTCGTACGGCCGACTCGACGACGACGACTACCCCGCCTACACCATGGGGCGGGCGGCCGAGATGCTCGGCACGACCCCCGCCTTCCTGCGGGCCATCGGGGAAGCCCGACTGATCACGCCGCTCCGCTCGGAGGGCGGCCACCGCCGCTACTCCCGCTACCAGTTGCGCATCGCAGCCCGCGCCCGCGAACTGGTCGACCAGGGCACCCCTGTCGAGGCGGCCTGCCGCATCATCATCCTGGAAGACCAGCTTCAAGAAGCGCGGCGTATCAACGAGGAACTGCAGAGGCGCCCCGGCGGCTTGGTGGACAAGTCCGATGGCTGA
- a CDS encoding FhaA domain-containing protein, translating to MEQWTTSVWRCMLPSRQEQGEALTTLLRQCDANTLIVGRQRLVAPNDFVIELLPKTHRLIAASPLPVAPALAAQVRRHAAEQGYIFAGPVAIDLRPTPHDTAVRFRVYSRIAPARRRES from the coding sequence ATGGAGCAGTGGACAACGAGTGTGTGGCGCTGCATGCTGCCGTCCAGGCAAGAGCAGGGCGAAGCGTTGACCACGCTTTTACGGCAGTGTGACGCCAACACCCTGATCGTCGGCCGGCAACGCCTCGTGGCACCCAACGACTTCGTCATCGAGCTACTCCCGAAGACCCACCGGTTGATCGCGGCCAGCCCTCTGCCCGTGGCACCGGCCCTCGCCGCCCAAGTGCGCCGTCACGCCGCCGAACAGGGATACATCTTCGCCGGCCCTGTCGCCATCGACCTGCGCCCCACGCCCCACGACACTGCCGTCCGGTTCCGCGTCTACAGCCGCATCGCTCCGGCGAGAAGGCGAGAGTCCTAG
- a CDS encoding SCO5918 family protein, with the protein MRCVIARFPFDLTKGGVLESMKGVKPEPVTGESVIIGRRHYPAKQVGQVITRQDRRDFSAGEVLRAMALLGFTCRTLPRAAPARIESPLQRASAMLGAPLSA; encoded by the coding sequence ATGCGCTGTGTCATTGCCCGCTTCCCGTTCGACCTGACCAAGGGCGGCGTGCTGGAATCGATGAAGGGCGTCAAGCCGGAACCGGTCACCGGCGAGTCCGTGATCATCGGACGGCGTCACTACCCTGCCAAGCAGGTCGGCCAGGTCATCACCCGCCAGGACCGCCGCGACTTCAGTGCCGGCGAAGTCCTGAGGGCCATGGCCCTGCTGGGCTTCACCTGCCGCACCCTCCCTAGAGCCGCCCCCGCGCGGATCGAGAGTCCGTTGCAGCGGGCTTCCGCGATGCTCGGCGCTCCCCTGTCCGCCTGA
- a CDS encoding ATP-binding protein produces the protein MHEDADQSLAGRPLQSAVALEGGERIGEARDMTRRFMARAQAVNGLPVSERAMGLAELVVSELVTNAHKYAPGPCLLDLEISDGAVEISVWDSDPGPPMPQATDPPRVGKHGLEIVMAVCRTFEIRREPVGKRVKTAIVLADDPGGHPAARLP, from the coding sequence GTGCACGAAGACGCGGATCAGTCGCTGGCCGGCCGCCCTCTGCAGTCCGCGGTCGCGCTGGAGGGCGGAGAGCGGATCGGGGAAGCCCGGGACATGACCCGCCGTTTCATGGCCCGGGCACAGGCCGTGAACGGGCTCCCGGTGTCGGAGCGCGCGATGGGCCTGGCGGAGCTGGTGGTCAGTGAACTGGTGACCAACGCGCACAAGTACGCGCCCGGACCGTGCCTGCTGGATCTGGAGATCAGCGACGGTGCCGTGGAGATCAGCGTCTGGGACAGTGACCCGGGCCCGCCGATGCCCCAGGCGACCGACCCGCCCCGGGTCGGCAAGCACGGCCTGGAGATCGTGATGGCCGTGTGCCGCACCTTCGAGATCCGCCGCGAGCCGGTGGGAAAACGCGTCAAAACCGCCATCGTGCTGGCCGACGATCCCGGCGGGCACCCGGCAGCGCGACTGCCGTGA
- a CDS encoding DEAD/DEAH box helicase, whose amino-acid sequence MNRTRTNDRFARARNGSADSGKGGSRFGSPAPRRSAGPSRSGGYGRRPAAVQGEFAPPRTITPALPAVEGFADLDMPGELLAALGSVGVTVPFPIQAATLPNSLAGRDVLGRGRTGSGKTLAFGLALLARTAGRRAEPRQPLGLVLVPTRELAQQVTDALAPYARSVKLRLATVVGGMSIGRQASALRGGAEVVVATPGRLKDLIDRGDCRLNQVSITVLDEADQMADMGFMPQVTALLDQVRPEGQRMLFSATLDRNVDLLVRRYLTDPVVHSVDPSAGAVTTMEHHVLHVHAADKHAVTTEIAARDGRVIMFLDTKHAVDRLTQDLLNSGVRAAALHGGKSQPQRTRTLAQFKTGHVTVLVATNVAARGIHVDNLDLVVNVDPPTDHKDYLHRGGRTARAGESGSVVTLVTPSQRRGMVRLMSDAGIRPQPTQVSSGDEALSRITGAQAPTGIPVVITAPVTERPRKRGATSRGRRRPAPATRRTPAPQSTAGTAA is encoded by the coding sequence ATGAACCGCACACGCACAAACGACCGCTTCGCCCGCGCCCGTAATGGCAGTGCCGACTCCGGAAAGGGCGGCAGCCGCTTCGGTTCGCCGGCGCCGCGCCGGTCGGCCGGACCCAGCCGCTCAGGCGGTTACGGCCGCCGGCCCGCCGCCGTCCAGGGGGAGTTCGCTCCCCCTCGGACGATCACTCCCGCGCTCCCGGCCGTGGAGGGCTTCGCCGATCTCGACATGCCCGGTGAGCTGCTGGCCGCGCTCGGCTCGGTCGGCGTCACCGTACCGTTCCCGATCCAGGCCGCGACCCTGCCGAACTCCCTCGCCGGCCGAGACGTCCTCGGCCGCGGGCGCACCGGCTCCGGAAAGACCCTCGCCTTCGGGCTGGCCCTGCTGGCCCGCACGGCCGGACGGCGGGCCGAGCCCCGTCAGCCGCTGGGGCTGGTCCTCGTACCGACTCGTGAGCTGGCGCAGCAGGTCACCGACGCGCTCGCCCCGTACGCCCGCTCTGTGAAGCTGCGGCTGGCCACGGTCGTGGGCGGGATGTCGATCGGCAGGCAGGCGAGCGCGCTGCGCGGCGGCGCCGAGGTCGTCGTCGCCACTCCGGGACGCCTCAAGGACCTCATCGACCGCGGCGACTGCCGACTGAACCAAGTGTCCATCACTGTCCTCGACGAGGCCGACCAGATGGCCGACATGGGCTTCATGCCGCAGGTCACCGCTCTGCTCGACCAGGTCCGCCCCGAGGGCCAGCGCATGCTGTTCTCCGCCACCCTCGACCGCAACGTCGACCTGCTCGTACGCCGCTACCTGACCGATCCCGTCGTGCACTCCGTCGACCCCTCGGCCGGCGCCGTCACGACGATGGAGCACCACGTACTCCACGTCCACGCCGCGGACAAGCACGCGGTCACCACCGAGATCGCCGCGCGCGACGGCCGCGTCATCATGTTCCTCGACACCAAGCACGCCGTCGACAGGCTGACCCAGGACCTGCTCAACAGCGGGGTACGGGCCGCCGCCCTGCACGGCGGCAAGTCCCAGCCGCAGCGCACCCGCACCCTGGCGCAGTTCAAGACCGGACACGTCACCGTGCTGGTGGCGACCAACGTCGCGGCGCGCGGTATCCACGTCGACAACCTCGACCTCGTCGTCAACGTCGACCCGCCGACCGACCACAAGGACTACCTCCACCGGGGCGGCCGCACGGCCCGCGCCGGCGAGTCCGGGAGCGTCGTCACGCTCGTCACCCCGAGCCAGCGCCGCGGCATGGTCCGCCTCATGTCGGACGCCGGGATCCGGCCGCAGCCCACCCAGGTCAGCTCGGGCGACGAGGCCCTTAGCCGGATCACCGGAGCCCAGGCCCCGACCGGCATCCCGGTCGTCATCACCGCCCCGGTGACCGAACGCCCCAGGAAGCGCGGCGCCACCTCCCGCGGCCGACGCCGCCCCGCCCCGGCGACCCGGCGTACCCCCGCACCCCAGTCCACTGCCGGTACGGCCGCCTAG
- a CDS encoding transposase gives MGVIRRHELTDQEWELLAPLIPRAATGRPRVAHRQVINGMVYKIRTGISWRDLPERYGPWPTGPVRPVPRAAR, from the coding sequence ATGGGGGTGATACGTCGCCATGAGCTCACTGATCAGGAGTGGGAGTTGCTCGCTCCGCTGATACCGCGGGCCGCGACAGGCAGGCCCCGGGTGGCACACCGGCAGGTCATCAACGGGATGGTCTACAAGATCCGCACCGGGATCTCCTGGCGTGACCTGCCCGAACGCTACGGGCCGTGGCCGACAGGACCAGTTCGTCCAGTTCCGCGCGCCGCGCGGTGA
- a CDS encoding CBS domain-containing protein — MTPGQLQDRSVRARPWHGTVVDVMDAAGPQVWYDMTVEVALSVMAAARAEHLVVCDEDARCVGLVTQARLTAVRDSSGYTDRLRLGDITDDSEPFVSPSATREEAEDTVPFGRRGLVPVVDEHGSALGVLALSR, encoded by the coding sequence TTGACGCCAGGACAGTTGCAGGATCGCTCCGTAAGAGCTCGCCCATGGCACGGCACGGTGGTCGACGTCATGGACGCCGCCGGGCCGCAGGTCTGGTACGACATGACCGTCGAGGTGGCGCTGTCCGTAATGGCCGCCGCCCGGGCCGAGCATCTGGTCGTGTGCGACGAAGATGCCCGGTGCGTCGGCCTGGTCACCCAGGCCCGGCTCACCGCCGTCCGGGACAGCTCCGGATACACCGACCGGCTCCGCCTGGGTGACATCACCGACGACAGCGAGCCCTTCGTCTCACCGTCGGCCACGAGGGAAGAAGCCGAGGACACGGTACCTTTCGGGCGGCGCGGGCTGGTGCCCGTGGTCGACGAACACGGTAGCGCCCTGGGCGTCCTCGCTCTGTCCCGCTGA
- a CDS encoding FAD-dependent oxidoreductase: protein MTTPTGCDGLGPTARTDVLVVGAGLAGLHTATLLARQGHDVLLIDRRTSLAGAVRTTGIFVRKTLDDFPLPPEHLGPPIRRVVLYPPDLRRPVTLVSSRDEYRVGDMAPLYTATAATAAIAGVRIALGTRYAGRHGDTFRLLSRDGPTAVRTRFVVGADGARSTVARDLALDRNHHLLVGAEEVFELAGRDEPPTFHCVLDPSLAPGYLAWVVNDGQHAHVGVAGYADRFPGGLRGALQRFSASAPGVSGVDRPEAVERRGGPIPVGGVLRRIGCAAGLLVGDAAGAVSPLTAGGLDPCLRLSEFAAEVLDHALHARRPDTLSAYDGAALRAAFRGRLTLRTGLAQVRTPTMAQAAFTLLRTPVGRAAAGRILFGDKSFPTPVR, encoded by the coding sequence GTGACGACACCGACCGGCTGCGACGGCCTCGGGCCCACCGCCCGTACCGACGTCCTGGTCGTCGGCGCCGGGCTGGCCGGCCTCCACACCGCCACACTCCTCGCACGGCAGGGCCACGACGTCCTCCTGATCGACCGGCGAACCAGTCTCGCCGGCGCGGTCCGCACCACGGGGATCTTCGTGCGGAAGACGCTCGACGACTTTCCGCTGCCGCCCGAGCACCTCGGCCCACCGATTCGTCGGGTCGTCCTCTACCCGCCCGACCTGCGCCGCCCGGTCACCCTGGTCAGTAGCCGCGACGAGTACCGCGTAGGAGACATGGCGCCTCTCTACACGGCGACGGCGGCCACCGCGGCGATCGCCGGCGTGCGGATCGCCCTGGGCACGCGCTACGCCGGACGGCACGGCGACACGTTCCGCCTCCTCAGCCGCGACGGGCCTACGGCGGTCCGAACGCGGTTCGTCGTCGGTGCCGACGGAGCACGCTCCACCGTCGCCCGCGACCTCGCCCTCGACCGCAATCACCACCTGCTGGTCGGAGCCGAAGAGGTCTTCGAGCTTGCCGGCCGCGACGAGCCTCCGACCTTCCACTGCGTGCTCGACCCCTCGCTCGCTCCCGGCTACCTGGCGTGGGTGGTCAACGACGGGCAGCACGCGCATGTGGGCGTCGCAGGTTATGCGGACCGCTTCCCGGGCGGACTTCGCGGAGCACTGCAGCGGTTCAGCGCGTCAGCGCCCGGGGTGTCCGGCGTGGACCGGCCGGAGGCGGTGGAACGGCGCGGCGGCCCGATTCCCGTCGGGGGCGTACTGCGCCGGATCGGCTGCGCCGCCGGCCTTCTGGTGGGGGACGCGGCCGGCGCGGTCTCCCCGCTCACCGCCGGCGGCCTGGATCCCTGTCTGCGACTGTCGGAGTTCGCGGCCGAAGTCTTGGACCACGCACTGCATGCCAGGCGGCCGGACACGCTGTCCGCCTACGACGGAGCCGCTCTGCGCGCCGCTTTCCGAGGTCGGCTGACCTTGCGCACAGGACTGGCCCAGGTGCGCACACCCACCATGGCCCAAGCGGCTTTCACACTGCTCCGCACGCCGGTCGGCCGGGCCGCGGCGGGCCGGATCCTCTTCGGCGACAAGTCCTTCCCGACTCCTGTCCGTTGA
- a CDS encoding cold-shock protein, whose amino-acid sequence MAAGTVKWFNAEKGFGFIEQDGGGADVFAHYSNIAAQGFRELLEGQKVSFDIAQGQKGPTAENIVPA is encoded by the coding sequence ATGGCTGCTGGTACCGTGAAGTGGTTCAACGCGGAAAAGGGCTTCGGCTTCATCGAGCAGGACGGTGGCGGCGCTGACGTGTTCGCCCACTACTCGAACATCGCCGCCCAGGGCTTCCGCGAGCTGCTCGAGGGCCAGAAGGTGAGCTTCGACATCGCGCAGGGCCAGAAGGGCCCGACGGCCGAGAACATCGTTCCCGCCTGA